In Periophthalmus magnuspinnatus isolate fPerMag1 chromosome 9, fPerMag1.2.pri, whole genome shotgun sequence, the sequence aaaaaaataaaaaaactacatcaaagagttacaaatattacaatttgtaaaatatagatacatttgaataatattatacatacaataatataatatcatATTATTTCTGTAAGAGGAACAGGTTTGGGTCCTGACCGATCTTTAGTTGGACTTTTATGTCTGAAGCATGGCTTACATGTGACAGGTGTGGAAAGTGAATGAATAGAGATTTGTAAAATGTATTCCAGTGTCCAAAATGCTATAGAAATACATGATCAGTTATGTGCAGCACTGATAGCATAGAGCCATACATCAGCATACACCGTTAATTcttttaaataatttgaaaGCAGAGGTCTCATCATCATCACCTCATAATCAAATTCATTAATCAGACCTAATTGTCatgttttgatgtttgtttCTTCTGCTTTCAAAAATAACAGTCTGCCGAACACCGCATGAGAACTTGCAGTATGGTATTTGAAGTTGAGACACTGATCCTTGTTGTGTTGGACATTATTCTGGACCTGAGCCTGGCTTTGTCCTTTATGGCAGACTTTGTCCTGGACTCCAAGTGGGGCTGGAGTCTGTGGTTTGGTCATTCTTCTGCATTAGGTTCTGAACTTCAAAAAGTTTGCTATGCTCAAACTCATGACACTAACAACTGAGGCCAAAATACAACAGTCATTAGTTGCCTAGGACCAGTTGTTCGGTCCTGACGATGGTCTGCGGGAATGTTCACACCTGGACAGTGGACAAAACACGAAAATCTGGATAAAATATTTCAAGTGCGAAAGCACCCTTTGCAGGGCTggccctagcctttagggggccctaagcagaatttgcTTTGGGGGCCCTCACCACATAAGCGACACAAATCCCTCATTGCATCTTGATACTGCACAGATCTCTACAGATTACAGGCTGTATAAATACCACACCATAGACATCAAGAATCTTACGTCAGACACAGCACCGGTATCAAAATAGGTGGTGCATTATAATGTGGCTCTATTGGCTAAAGTGAGAATATACGTACAGGTTGTAAAAGCTATATGATAGATATTTATACAAAAAACAGCTGTTTAGACTAAATCAGTTTTAACATAAGACCCACTAAATAtacttttcttttatatatttatgtttgatatgaTAAACACTGCCAAGAGTAAGTGACTGAAGTCAGTCAGTTGTTGATAGATTAGTATAGataatttaatacaatattgGCTATAACATTGAGTCAAACTGTCTTGATATCACAAAAAACATTAGGCTATGTGTTGAATACcatattgtaattatttatattcATAAATTACTAATGTGTGCACTCTGATAAATTACTTAAATATTAAGTTATTATCACCAGgcattaccagcttcagcatctTCAGCTGCATCTTGAGATGTGGATGTCACTTCATCTCCAATGGCAAAGAACTTgtctaaagaaaaaacataaaacacagtcagactaaatgtaaatccaaatcctgaataatgacaataatgatgaaatgaaataattataGGCTTTATCACAGGCACTTTGCTGTTATTTGTGactattatgttatttatttatttttagcactctataatatataacaataaaaaggacacagtttatacaaaaaaaaacaaaaaaaaacacaggtgcaggaagaggcaaaaagcccaaatattaaccttatgaatacataaaattgaACACTGCGGTGGTGCATTGGataaaaaatgaattcaaacatggattgaaaatcaataaaacatccaacaaTTGAAAGATTATTAAACATTACCCTGAAATATCAGACATTTCCTTAAgatctttttaaataaagtttctgCCGTCACAAGCCACATGGCTCTACACTTTACAGCCTCTGGATCATAGGCAATGAGTATTGTATCTATGAATCTGCATaaattttaagtaaaatgtgaaatgtttaggGATAgggattataattatataatagttatatatagtttataaatGGCATACATTACCTCTAGATTGatgtttcttctcttcttttttcttctttttttatgcTTCTCCGCACCGACGGTAGCTTTGTTTGGACATGATGAAGACGATGAAAACTCGGAACAGTCGGGCACAGTACCgttacattatgcatttgtttactTCGCACTCGTGCTCGACTACAATAAAGTTGGCCAATCATCGCAAGATCAGGTGTAGCGTCATTCAGTTGGTTGCCAGATTGTCAATACAAATACATCAGTGGAGATGCATCAGTAGCGCGTACTGCGTGCGTACTAAATGCAATGTATattgtgggggggggggggcagattGGGGGCCAGATTGGGGGCCCTCTTaaggcctcggggccctaagcgaCCGCTTAGttcgcttataggctgggccggccctgacCCTTTGACATTGTTTAGCATAACACTAAATAATAAGTATGTGTGCTGCCTTTGATTGCTTTAGTTTTTAGATTTCACTTCATAGCACATAATGGGACTCTCTCGTGGACTCACGCGGCtcactaacatgtgtgaaaacgacctaagaCACCACTGACCGTTTAATCACCGAAAGGACTCCAGCCCTAGAGCATTGTTCAAGCTAAATCTTTGTGTTATTttcaggtgaggaggagacggTACACCCACTCGTTGCTCAAATTTTACCAGAGCCGGCTAAGCCGGGCCAATTCCCCCTACTCCCCCGACCTGAACAACCCTCCAAGGTCTGTGCATCACCCAGCCTTTATATAGACACCACACAGCACTCTACTATTACAGGAATGTGGTAGGAGAGATAGTCATATCAGTTTTTCTGTTACTGTTTTTCAGGTGATATCACAACTCTATAGAccaatattatttaaagtaACTGCATGCAAGATTTcaatttttaaatttcataaacatgatctTATTGTATCCCCAGAAAttaggtaaacatgttcaaatcgaATGTAGcttttactggtaacaattGTTTAATTCTACACTAGAGATCATTTTAGACAAAGACAACACCTCATGTAGTGCACCGTTGTCATTTCTTGTCAATCAATTTCTAATAATTCTGTAAATTATGAtaactgtattttaattgtatttccAAATAGTTCAGTACTACTACTTTAGTATTGTCATGAttctcaaatttcaaactctatttcgatactaaggaatagactcgatacacaataccaattccgataccactgcaataataaaaacacattttcatcattaaatcttagtactttcttttatattaccatgtggtctctgtgtaatcccacagCTGTCCAGGTGGGaaccatagtggtccatggccgtatactagtctatgtggtctcatATTTGTTGTGATACAGCTcatgatcattctaaaactgtttAGGAAAcgtttttagtattgattttttttttagattagtATCGatttagtatcagattttcgataCTAATGTGTAGTTAGGATGACATTGTTTCATACTTGTATTTGATAATACAGAGGAAATTATCCAACAAGAGAGGACCACCATTACTTCAAAATCTCCAGCCAAAGAATGCAAATGCCTCAAACACGGTTGAAGACAAGGGTGGGGAAAGTAAGAAGGAGGGAAACGAGAAAGGAGTCATCAGGCAAGCACATTCATTCTCTATTGTCTCACTATCCCAATGAAAaaggcagtttttgttttatttgcggCTCATATTTTGTCCCTCAGTTGGCGCGGAGCTGTGATCGACACTGAACAAGGAACAGAAGGCGCCAAAGATGGACCGGCTAAAGATGACACTGCAGCCAACCAAGAAGCAAAAACAGTCAAGGAGTCGGGTTAGATAtttgaatgctttttttttaaacgtacatattttttattttattattttacatgaaaTAAcagcttaaagtgcatatgacaggttagactgctCATTAGACTAATCATACCTCTATGTAGAGGTATGATACCTCGCAATAATAATTAACAAGGGctaaaaattttttttaaattacacattagttatgatttgacaaataacaCCTTTATTCAATCTCAGAAAAATgctttgtgcataaattgtctgcattttggatggaattgatGTTAGTTGATAACATAGGTAGGTCTAATCTATTTTAGAACTCATGGCGACTTCctatattttcttactttttgctttctacttttcttcacaaactgtcatgtaaaattatgatgaatatttaccccAGagcaggtactatcccaccaaaaaaaaaatatgaatctgtcaaatgcacttaaatatttgtatacttTATCTGTCTTTTTACACAAGtttatattacactgtttacagCATGTCTTTTTGCCACAGTTCCCACAATAGACTAGAATGGACTACATATTTCTCAGTATTTACAAAGTATTTCCCGTACTTGGAGACTATAGTGGTAATTCTATTCTAAGTATACAACAGAAGAAAAATgtcaaacatttttaacattattatatttCATCTTATGTCTAAGCTATAGCTAAAATCTTGCCTTGTCTTGACAGATTTTAGCACAATATAAGAATCAAAACATTCCCTCTATACCAATTTATACTTAAGTTTGGTTCAATAAGAGCCATTTGCTCCTTGTTTGTTAGACTTTAGAGGAGAGTATTACACTATTGAGTACCACTCAAGTCTCCATTTTTGAGAAGCACTGATGAGTTGATGCTTTGCCAGTAATTGTCTGCATGCCAGTTTAATTCCCAATCCCCTTACTACTTTTTTGGCAATTATTTGGCATAAATTGACATATAATAGTGCAAatatagattttagtttttgttgttgttgctaatTTCTGTTGGCATGCAATGAACATCCACCATTGGGAGCGTCATAATAAATTGTATCCTATTAAAGTGTTGTTTTCTTCACAGATCATTCCTATCACAATATGACAGGTGATTCTAATCATTTTCcccaaataattacaaatagaACTGCATCCCTTCTCTTTAAATAATTGCGTTTGCGTTGTGCTTCGACATGGCAGGCTAACATGATGTGCGTTTTCAGAAGCAGATTGGCTGGCGGCGGTGAAGGACTCTTTCAGACATGCATGGCAGGGGTACAAGGACTTTGCCTGGGGTCATGATGAGCTCCGGCCCATCTCCAAATCCTACAGCGAGTGGTTCGGCCTGGGGCTCACCCTTATCGATGCCCTGGACACTATGTGGATTATGGGGCTCAAAACTGGTATTGCAACTACATGTGTATTCTGTATTCTGTCATTTTGTAGTATAGTGAGCGCTGGATTCTGATTAGAGATAGATGGATATAGATGCAtctctattcatgggttttaggGATAaggattccttcctgatttgaaggattttgtagGGTAACTGTTCTCtgttgtccatccatccattcagtCTTTCATtgttataacaaaaaatacatttacatcaaaatatgtcttttgaacagggaaaggtcctcacaaaatcCTTGAAAGAAGCATGGAATAAATTGTCTTAAACCCGTGAATataatgcaatatttttttaactttttttaagttttagtttgtAAACTGCTGGATTGAAAGACCTGccacattttccatggagatgttattgctttgcctgaagtgTTTTACAGTTTACACACAAAATGCATCTATACTGCATTTATTCCATTTCAGGTGTTCAGGTATATTGCTAAAATATCTTGGAAAAACATCATTTTTATTGCACGTGGGCTCGCATCTCTTTTGTGCACCGTTAAAGATGCTACCTCGAAACCTGATATTTTATAAGCTAGAtcttatgataaatattcattAGTAGTCATGCAAACTCTTATCATCTTGTGAATTGTGAagaatttgtgttttctttggcAGAATTTGAAGAAGCAAAAGCCTGGGTGGCCACAGAACTCTCATTTAACAAAAATGTGGACGTGAACTTGTTTGAAAGCACCATTCGGATCCTGGGAGGACTGCTCAGCACCTATCACCTGACCGGAGACTCGCTGTTCCTGGAAAAAGCTGTATGTCTATTTGATTGGATTTCATGATGGTAGAAGATTGCTCTTAGAAGTGGCCTACCTCCCAAAAGCATTGTTGTCTGTCAAATCTCAATTTGATCTATTTTTGGTGTTTCTAATTTTGTACTCAAAGGATTATTTGAAGTTGACTCTGACACTGCCTCTGTAGGTTTGGCAGTGACAGGAAAAGCCTTAGGACAGTGTTTGGTACACAAGCTGGTTACAACGCCTTCTGCAGTTCTAGTCTGTGTTTAGTTCTTTTTTGAaactacttaaaggtgcactatacaacttttctggtggggagtcGGCTACCATGGGGACGTTGTTGCATTgcatgtaatgttccacagcatggcattcaAGTAATCTAACTTGCATCTATTTAATTGCAGGTGCTTTTATGGCTCGAAAGTTccttgaaaagcatgcattcttactgcctctccacaaatctgacctataacttagcTTGGTAGGGTCATTAGATTGCCTCCATGgtgattgataagtttaatgctatactgcggaACAGCTTGACTCTATTTCTCCATCAGAAAAAAGACATAATGCCTCTTTAAGTTATAGTTGAATCCTACTTTAGACATGGTATTATTCTGTGATACACCTTGTTGAGATCTAGTGTAGTGGTAATCTGAGCATTTTTTCACTTAAGCTTATATTAAAAAGAAATTGATAATAAGTATATAGTTGTCTTTTATATACGATCTGAATATATGATGTCtctgtcattattttacatttacagaaaGACATAGGCTCCCGTCTGATGCCCGCTTTCAAAACCTCATCTAAGATCCCGTACTCGGATGTAAACATCGGTAAAGGCACGGCCCACCCTCCCCGCTGGACGTCCGACAGCACTGTGGCAGAGGTCACCAGTATCCAGCTGGAGTTTAGGGAGCTCAGCCGACTTACCCAGGACCAGCAGTACGAGGTCAGCGACAATAATGCTATTGAATAGTCTAGAGACTTTATTGTCCCCCTTAGGGACAATGAAGTCTAGTAGCGTACGGTAAACTATTGCATATTCTTGAATTGTGTAAGACCACTCAGGACCCCTCAAGCTTTTATATTCTAAaggtatattgtaaaagcagcacttggTGAGACTGCAAtgcactaataataaagtattttattttttgcaaaccCAAAATTTTCACTTCGCTATATGGAAAAAATCTGTTAAGTCATGCATGCAACCAAAACTGCaccatgtcacttttctgggtctgctacctgtttcacctgtgtctgtggagtttttaTTTTCCACAGCATTAAAGTTATTTGTCTTGCATTAATTCCATTATAGGTGAATGCTTATTGTTCAAGGTGTTTATTTTgcccaaaaatacattgaacagTATGTGTCCTTATTGCCATTGGACTTGGTGGCAACtccactaaaaagttacatagtgcatctatAACAATGTGCGGTGGGTTTGTGAGTAATTCATACTCTTCCTTTCATGGTTTGAAAAATAGATAATGTAGCTTTAATCAGCATTTAATAAAAGAAGGTGACTGATGCCTTTCTGTGCAAAGTTTGTGTCCGTGTGCGCGTATATTCCCCACTAAAACAATAGGGTGCCTGCTGGTTTCCATCTGTTTCATCTACTTAAACTGATGATTGATGTGATTTCCAGGTGGCGGTGGCTGAGGTGATGAACAAAGTGCATAAGCTGGATGGTAAACTGGACGGGCTGGTTCCCATGttcataaacacaaacagcggGCAGTTCACTCACCAGGGCATCTTCACTCTGGGGGCCCGCGCTGACAGCTACTACGAGTACCTTCTCAAGCAGTGGATCCAAGGGGGCAAGAAGGAGACGCAGTGAGTGCACACAAGCTTCTGTTTATAGGGCTGTTCATAGATATagcaaaatatgtataatatttCAATTGTGGTTTcggagatatgcaaaattagaatatcttttattgtattattatattgtctATAAATTACTTCAAAAAGAGATCAACAAGAGTGTAAAGTGACATTTCTTCCCTTTTGTGCTAGACTTGAACCTCAAcgaagacatttacaggcacattttaccACATTTCTTATGCATTGTGAAAATAATATTTGGGTATTGTTATTGGAAAAATATTgagattaaatatttttgtccatATTGGCCACCCCAACCATTACCAACTTGTCACAATAACCACATGCTCTCAGATTTATATACTGActagaaacaaaaatattactatGAATGTGTCTTAATAGAATACTTAAATCTTTTAGCAAAAttctctgtacaaacatgtgtcTGAGTCAAAGACAATAATGACTGTACATGAACCAGTTTTAATCAAACGTAAAAACTAAATCGAACTGCTAGAAGATCCTTGTGTTGTAGTTGAGCACAGATGAAAAACAAAGCTGCATGGATATGGGGctgtaaagtgtaaatgttagatagtctagtctagtctggTCTGTTGATCACATCTCAGGTCACAGCTCTGGTTGCCACGGTAATGAGTTAGCTTCTGTTGCTATGAATAGGCTTAAAATgttgtattatatatatttgactTATATATTTTATGGTGTGAGTTGTGATAAAGGTAGTAGGTGACTTTTTTAAGTTACTCCTGCTAACATGTTAACTAACCAAAAACATTTTCCTACCTTAACCATGTTCCTCACCTTAACATAATTCTCTTCCTGAAACTTAACCAAACCCTAGTCTTAACCATATCCCTAgttctaaccttaaccataacctGTTTTCGAACTTAAAAAGCTACCCTGTTCCTAAACTTCATCACGTTGAACGACCAATCACACCACACCGTCCCTCCCGACCCGATATTTTAGCATTCCACTCTAccctatatttaaaaaaaacaaaataaaaacaaaaacatataggcTGGTATAGTTTTGAAAGAGGTgtgttttgcagtttttgtgttttcaggttgtttttgtgtttgtctttcAGGTTTTTGGAGGACTATCTTCAGGCCATAGAAGGAGTGAAGAAGAACCTGGTGCAAAAGACTTCACCAAATGGACTCACGTTTGTAGGAGAGCTTTCACATGGACAGTTCAGCCCTAAAATGGTTGGTAACACAACTCTaccagatatatatatataagatttTTAAGAGATTTCAATTTAGATTTATACTTACTGATATATATCTGTATATAGTGGATCAAAAAAGTGTGTGTTGCACATTAGCAACAACTGCctacaaaataacaaataaattccCGACTATTTGTCCTATTCTTTCTCTAGGACCATCTTGTGTGTTTCCTTCCCGGGACTCTGGCTCTGGGTGCTCACAATGGCCTTCCTGAGGACCACATGGATCTGGCCAAACAGATGATGGAGACATGCTATCAAATGTACAACCAGATGGAAACTGGGCTGAGTCCAGAGATAGTCCACTTCAACATGCACCAGGGCAGCGTACGCGACATCGAAGTCAAGGTTAGAAATTTTGCATAGATATTTGAGATCTATATGAAATTCACCCTGGGTAATCTTTCGTATTTTCTTTCATAGCTCGCTGACAGACACAACCTGCT encodes:
- the man1b1b gene encoding mannosidase, alpha, class 1B, member 1b, yielding MHPPSRQDYVAITLGQRGGSYNNGKQWRRQSCWRKWKQLSRLQRSLILFTLVLLLICGFASYPTLTDHFTGEEETVHPLVAQILPEPAKPGQFPLLPRPEQPSKRKLSNKRGPPLLQNLQPKNANASNTVEDKGGESKKEGNEKGVISWRGAVIDTEQGTEGAKDGPAKDDTAANQEAKTVKESEADWLAAVKDSFRHAWQGYKDFAWGHDELRPISKSYSEWFGLGLTLIDALDTMWIMGLKTEFEEAKAWVATELSFNKNVDVNLFESTIRILGGLLSTYHLTGDSLFLEKAKDIGSRLMPAFKTSSKIPYSDVNIGKGTAHPPRWTSDSTVAEVTSIQLEFRELSRLTQDQQYEVAVAEVMNKVHKLDGKLDGLVPMFINTNSGQFTHQGIFTLGARADSYYEYLLKQWIQGGKKETQFLEDYLQAIEGVKKNLVQKTSPNGLTFVGELSHGQFSPKMDHLVCFLPGTLALGAHNGLPEDHMDLAKQMMETCYQMYNQMETGLSPEIVHFNMHQGSVRDIEVKLADRHNLLRPETVESLFYLYRFTKDRKYRQWGWEILQNFNKYTKVSSGGYTSVNNVRDPDYPSPRDKMESFFLGETLKYLYLLFSDDFNLINLDQYVFNTEAHPLPIWPSSAA